DNA sequence from the Etheostoma spectabile isolate EspeVRDwgs_2016 unplaced genomic scaffold, UIUC_Espe_1.0 scaffold00003926, whole genome shotgun sequence genome:
tgtgtgtctgtctgtctgtctgtgtgtgtgtgtctgtgtctgtctgtctgtctgtctgtctctgtgtgtgtgttgtgtccgtctctgtctctgtgtgtgtgtgtctgtgtatgtgtgtgtgtgtgtgtgtgtgtctgtgtgtccgtctctgtctctgtgtgtgtgtgtctgtgtgtggtgtgtggtctgtgtgtccgtctctgtctctgtgtgtgtgtgtgtgtgtgtgtgtgtgtgtgtgtgtgtgtgtgtgtgtgtgtgtcctgtaaCCCACCGTGCAGGTGGTGAGCCCAGCGTCCTCAGACGCCACCGGAGGCCGTTTTCCCCAACGTGGTCACTTGGTCTCAGGTACGTTCAGAACCACCTGGTGCGCAGCCTGGGTGCCAGGGGTCTGCGCAGTCCCGCGGGGAGCtacgggggggagggggagggggcatAACAGCCGTCATAATAAACAGTGACGTCACCCGTTACGCTTGACTTTACTGGAAAGAACAACAACAGCTAGCATGTAGCATGCAAACACAGCTCCGGACTACTTTTCCTCGGTTAGCCCGCGGAGGGATAACAGCTGTCGCGGTCGTGCTGCGTGTAAACATGGCCGTAAGACGCTCAGTGCTTACCCCGCTTAGAGAACCAGTCTTTAGGAGACGTCTCTGGAGAAGATGTCTCCCAGCAGCCGTGAGGCGATGTAAGGACGCTGCCATGTTTGTCTGTCACCGTTACGCAAGGGACGTTTTTTAGACGCAAGCGTGCACGCGCACGCCACATCCGCCGGAAGGATCACTTGattttatcaaaataataaaaaaaaaacacacgacTTCTGAGACTAGTAATAAAATTACAAAGATACAACTatatattcacacacatacgtatatatacatacatatatacacacacatatactgtatatatatatctactgtatacacatacagtatacatatactgtacatatatacacatttacacacatatatactgtacacatatacacatatatacatatacacatatagacacaaatacagtatatatatatatatatatatatatatatatctataaagtgtatacacatacagtacacatatactgtacatatatacacatttacacacatatatactgtacacatatacacatatatacagtacatatacacatatatacatatacacatatacacacaaatacagtatatatatatacacacacacacacacacatatagacaaacacacacatacaaacatacacacacacacacacacaaaataaatggaTGGAAACTATGTTATTCAGTGCACTTGGTCCTTCATTCTATCCCCAGAGTTAATTCttaattactttatttaatatttaaatctgAAAATCCAGTGTCCCTATGCCTTAGATATAATGAATACATTACTTGTAACACGTAGTTAAAACATGTGTGTTGTTGACTGACTAATTTAAACGTACTTTACACTCTTCTGTCAGTATTACATGAAGAAAGCGTCAAAGTGTTCCCACTTTATTTAAACCATGGTgacgttttattttgaaagggtcTGACAGTCGGAAGGCGGAAGTGGACCTTTAGCCTGGCGCGAATGTTCTCCCGAGGGTCTTAAGTTAGTCTGTTTATACCCGAGCTGTCGTTAGCCGTTCCCGGGGAGAAGAAGAGCCAAACTGGGCTTGAACACAACCAGCGGTACATGCGGAGCACAGAGCCAGCTCCCGAGTCAGACATTTAAAGGTATTTCTCTTTTAGTTGTTTAGTTTAATGTGAAGTTCTCCAGTGTCGCTAGCTTGGTTGGGtgtgttagcatgtagctagctaatgtAGCTAGCTACATGCTAACTCGCAGTCTAACTTGAGCTGATGCATTAAAGCAGCCAGTCAGTAGCCAGtcagtcagtagcagccagtcagtagcagccagtcagtagcagccagtcagtagctagtcagtagcagccagtcagtagcagccggtcagtaaccagtcagtagcaacagtcagtagcagcagtcagtaaccagtcagtagcagcagtccagtagcagccagtcagtagcagcagtcagtagcagcagtcagtaaccagtcagtagcagccggtcagtagcagcagtcataaccagtcagtagcagccagtcagtagcagccagtcagtagcagccggtcagtagcagcagtcagtaacgagtcagtagcagcagtcagtagcagccagtcagtaaccagtcagtagcagccggtcagtaaccagtcagtagcagcagtcagtagcagccagtcagtaaccagtcagtagcagcagtcagtagcagccagtcagtaaccagtcagtagccagtcagtaaccagtacagccagtcagtagcagccagtcagtagcagccagtcagtagcagcagtcagtacccagtcagtagcagcagtcagtaaccatcagtagcagccagtcagtacagcagtcagtagcagccgtcagtagcagccagtcagtaaccagtcagtagcagccggtcagtagcagccagtcagtagcagccagtcagtcagtagccagtcagtagcagccggTCAGTAGCAGCAATCAGTAGCAGCCGGTCAGTAGCAGCCGGTCAGTAGCAAGTAGCAGCCGGTCAGTacccagtcagtagcagccggTCAGTAGCACCGGTCAGTAGCAGCcggtcagtagcagcagtcagtagcagccagtcagtagcagccagtcagtagcagcagtccGTAGCAGCCGTCAGTAGCAGCCGGTCataaccagtcagtagcagccagtcagtaaccattcagtagcagcagtcagtagccagcagtcagtaaccagtcagtagcagccggtcagtagcagcagtcagtaaccagtcagtagcagccagtcagtagcatccagtcagtagcagccagtccagtaaccagtcagtagcagcagtcagtagcagccagtcagtaaccagtctgtagcagcagtcagtagcacagccagtcagtaaccagtcagtagcagccgtCAGTAACcatcagtagcagcagtcagtagcagccagtcagtaaccagtcagtagcagcagtcagtagcagccagtcagtaaccagtcagtagcagcagtcagtagcagccagtcagtaaccagtcagtagcagccagtcagtagcagcagtcagtagcagcagtcagtaaccagtcagtagcagcagtcagtagcagccggtcagtagcagcagtcagtaaccagtcagtagcagccagtcagtaaccagtcagtagcagcagtcagtagcagccagtccgtaaccagtcagtagcagccagtcagtagcagccagtcagtagcagccggTCAGTAGCAcagtcagtaaccagtcagtagcagccagtcagtaaccatcagtagcagcagtcagtagcagccagtcagtaaccagtcagtagcagccggtcagtaaccagtcagtagcagcagtcagtagcagccagtcagtaacCAGTACCAGTAACCcgtcagtagcagcagtcatagcagccagtcagtaaccagtcagtagcagcatCCGTAGCAGCCAGTcgtagcagcagtcagtagcagcagtcagcATAATCAGTCcatcagtagcagcagtcaggTAGCCATCAGTAGCAGCTCAGTAGCAGCCGGTCTAGCAGcagtcagtaaccagtcagtagcaCCAGTCAGTAcccagtcagtagcagcagtcagtagcagccagtcagtaaccagtcagtagcagcagtcagtaaccagtcagtagcagcagtcagtaaccagtcagtagcagcagtcagtagaagccagtcagtagcagccggTCAGTAGCAGCcggtcagtagcagcagtcagtaaccagtcagtagcagccagtcagtagcagccagtcagtagcagccggTCAGTAagcagtcagtagcagccagtcagtaaccagtcagtagcagccagtcagtaaccagtcagtagcagccggtcagtagcagcagtcagtaaccagttagtagcagccagtcagtagcagccagtcagtaaccagtcagtagcagcagtcagtagcagccagtcagtaatcagtcagtagcagccggtcagtagcagcagtcagtaaccagtcagtagcagcagtcagtagcagccagtcagtagcagccggtcagtagcagcagtcagtaaccagtcagtagcagccggTCATTAGCAGCcggtcagtagcagcagtcagtaaccagtcagtagcagcagtcagtagcagccagtcagtaaccagtcagtagcagcagtcagtagcagccggtcagtaaccagtcagtagcagcagtcagtagcagccagtcagtaaccagtcagtagcagcagtcagtagcagccagtcagtaaccagtcagtagcagccagtcagtaaccagtcagtagcagccagtcagtagcagccagtcagtagcagcagtcagtaaccagtcagtagcagcagtcagtaaccagtcagtagcagccagtcagtagcagcagtcagtagcagccggtcagtagcagccagtcagtaaccagtcagtagcagccggTCAGTAGCacccagtcagtagcagccagtcagtagcagccagtcagtcagccagtcagtagcagcaaTCAGTAGCAGCCGGTCAGTAGCAGCCGGTCAGTAGCAAGTAGCAGCCGgtcagtaaccagtcagtagcagccggTCAGTAGCAGCcggtcagtagcagcagtcagtagcagccggtcagtagcagcagtcagtagcagccagtcagtagcagccggtcagtaaccagtcagtagcagcagtcagtagcagcagtcagtagcagcagtcagtaaccagtcagtagcagcagtcagtagcagcagtcagtatgcagcagtcagtaaccagtcagtagcagcagtcagtagcagccagtcagtagcagcagtcagtagcagcagtcagtaaccagtcagtagcagccggtcagtaaccagtcagtagcagcagtcagtagcagcagtcagtagcagcagtcagtaaccagtcagtagcagcagtcagtagcagccagtcagtagcagcagtcagtagcagcagtcagtaaccagtcagtagcagccggtcagtagcagccagtcagtaaccagtcagtagcagccagtcagtaaccagtcagtagcagccagtcagtagcagccagtcagtagcagccggtcagtagcagcagtcagtaaccagtcagtagaagccagtcagtaaccagtcagtagcagcagtcagtagcagccagtcagtaaccagtcagtagcagccggTCAGTAGCAGCCGgtcagtaaccagtcagtagcagcagtcagtagcagccagtcagtaaccagtcagtagcagccagtcagtaaccagtcagtagcagcagtcagtagcagccagtcagtaaccagtcagtagcatccagtcagtagcagcagtcagtagcagcagtcagtaaccagtcagtagcagcagtcagtagcagccagtcagtaaccagtcagtaaccagtcagtagcagccggtcagtaaccagtcagtagcagcagtcagtagcagccagtcagtaaccagtcagtagcagcagtcagtagcagcagtcagtaaccagtcagtagcagcagtcagtagcaccagtcagtaaccagtcagtagcagccagtcagtagcagcagtcagtaaccagtcagtagcagcagtcagtagcagcagtcagtagcagccggtcagtagcagcagtcagtaaccagtcagtagcagccagtcagtaaccagtcagtagcagcagtcagtagcagccagtcagtaaccagtcagtagcagccagtcagtagcagccagtcagtagcagccggtcagtagcagcagtcagtaaccagtcagtagcagcagtcagtagcagccagtcggtaaccagtcagtagcagcagtcagtagcagccagtcagtaaccagtcagtagcagccggtcagtaaccagtcagtagcagcagtcagtagcagccagtcagtaaccagtcagtagcagcagtcagtagcagccagtcagtaaccagtcagtagcagcagtcagtagcagccagtcagtaaccagtcagtagcagcagtcagtagcagccagtcagtagcagcagtcagtagcagcagtcagtaaccagtcagtagcagcagtcagtaaccagtccgtagcagccagtcagtagcagcagtcagtagcagccggtcagtagcagcagtcagtaaccagtcagtagcagccagtcagtaaccagtcagtagcagcagtcagtagcagcagtcagtagcagcagtcagtagcaccagtcagtagcagccagtcagtagcagccggtcagtagcagccagtcagtagcagccagtcagtagcagccagtcagtagcagccggTCAGTAagcagtcagtagcagcagtcagtagcagccagtcagtaaccagtcagtagcagccagtcagtaaccagtcagtagcagccggtcagtagcagcagtcagtaaccagttagtagcagccagtcagtaaccagtcagtagcagcagtcagtagcagccagtcagtaatcagtcagtagcagccagtcagtagcagcagtcagtaaccagtcagtagcagcagtcagtagcagccagccagtagcagccagtcagtaaccagtcagtagcagcagtcagtagcagccagtcagtaaccagtcagtagcagcagtcagtagcagccagtcagtaaccagtcagtagcagccggtcagtagcagccagtcagtaacAGCCAGTCAGTAGCCAGTTTCTTCTGTGTCTTCCAGACGAGACATGGCGCATGGCGGAGACCTGATGGACGGGGACCTGGAAGATGGAGAGATCTCCGGCTCCAACTCGGAGTCTGAGATGGGAACCGCCACCCCCGCAGCACCTGCTCGACCCCGGGTCCCCCCAGCGTTCAGCCAGTCCTTCCGCAGCAGACCCGCCCCCCAGCAGTCTTCCGCCGGCTACCGGAGCCCCGGGAGGACGGTGGAGTCCAGCGACAGCGACCCGGACTCGTCGGACGAGGAGGCGGCGGTTTGGCGCAAGAAACGCCAGAAAGTCTGCGACGCTCCCCGACCGCCCGCCCGCGCCGCCCGGGCGGAGCCGCCTCGCGTGCCCGCCTCCGGCGTGATGGGGGGCCGCAAGGTGAACAACATCTGGGGCTCTGTGGTCCAGGAGCAGTGCCAGGACGCCGTAGCCGCGGAGCTGGGCGTCTTCGGCATGGACGGGGAGGTCAGCATGTCCAGCAGAAATGTGGAGACCTACAACTTTGTCCTGGCGCGTAAGATgatggagaaggagagggaggaggccAATCAGGCGAAGAACGAGGGAGAAGTGAGCATGCTGGACGCCCAGCTGGAGGACTACATGAACGAGCGGAGGTCCCAGGAGGGGGCCGGAGGGGACGCCAAGAGGAAGAGGCCCGCTAAGGACAGACTGGGCCCCAGGGCGGAGATGGACATCAAGGGCCGCTTTGAGATCACAGAGGACGACCCCGAGGACAAGGTGACGGATGAGATAGCGTTCAGGCTGCAGGAGCCCAAGAAAGACCTGATAGAGCGCGTGGTCGCGGTCATCGGCAAGAAGAAGGCCATAGAACTGCTCGGAGAGACCGCCACGCTGGAGGAGAGCGGCGGCGTGTACACGGTGGACGGCAGCAGGAGACGGACGCCGGGCGGCGTGTACCTCAACCTGCTGAAGAACACGCCCAGCATCAGCAAGGCCCAGGTCAGGAAGATCTTCTTCGAGGAGCAACAGAAGGACTTCAAGACCAAGAAGGCCGCCCAGAAGAGGAGGCGCCACGCGGTGGCCAAGAAGATGAAGCAGGCCATCGGCACGCTGGACCTGCAGGAGCACGACGACGTCTCCAGGGAGACCTTCGCCAGCGACACCAACGAGGCCTTGGAGTCCCTGGAGGAGCccgcggaggaggaggaggaagaggagggtcAGGAGGAACCGGCTGTGGGCATCGAGGAGACCCCTGTGGTGTACAACTCCGCAGACCTGGAGGTCTTCTGAGCTCTGGGGAGGTCTGAACCAGGACGTTCAGGATTCAAATTAGACACAACACTGAAAGCACTGTCCAAGTTCTGTCTCCAGAGGACAGTGAACGTCCTTCTTGTGTTTCATCTCTAAAAGGAGAGCTTCTGTTAACAGGAATGTTGGGTTTTGATTGGTTCAGCATGTATGTAGATTTCAACATGTTTGCCTTTTATATCAAATTCTTAATTGTCAAAAACTCACCTGAGTTGTTGAAGCGTATCAGAAATAACAGTAACTGTTGTTGACTTTGTTTGGTATCATTCCCCCTAGGATGTAATGAGGTGTTAATTAAATTAACTTGTGACTGGACTATAAATAAAGGTGATTCGGATAAAATCACTTAAAACTGTAATTGGATTGCTTACTgcgttgttttttaaattttgctcaCTATAAGAAAAATATGATCTAAGGCTAATTTTCAGCATTGTGATAGAGATTCAGTCCCTGATTACAGAaaacccagtttttttttttttttttttttacataagagCTAGAAAAACTTCAATGCAGTAGTTGGGCCAGCTGTTGTAGTGCGGACGTTTGTCCACTAGATGTCACTATTTCCC
Encoded proteins:
- the phax gene encoding phosphorylated adapter RNA export protein, yielding MAHGGDLMDGDLEDGEISGSNSESEMGTATPAAPARPRVPPAFSQSFRSRPAPQQSSAGYRSPGRTVESSDSDPDSSDEEAAVWRKKRQKVCDAPRPPARAARAEPPRVPASGVMGGRKVNNIWGSVVQEQCQDAVAAELGVFGMDGEVSMSSRNVETYNFVLARKMMEKEREEANQAKNEGEVSMLDAQLEDYMNERRSQEGAGGDAKRKRPAKDRLGPRAEMDIKGRFEITEDDPEDKVTDEIAFRLQEPKKDLIERVVAVIGKKKAIELLGETATLEESGGVYTVDGSRRRTPGGVYLNLLKNTPSISKAQVRKIFFEEQQKDFKTKKAAQKRRRHAVAKKMKQAIGTLDLQEHDDVSRETFASDTNEALESLEEPAEEEEEEEGQEEPAVGIEETPVVYNSADLEVF